One region of Skermanella mucosa genomic DNA includes:
- the coxB gene encoding cytochrome c oxidase subunit II, whose product MNQGIHFLPETASAHAGEMDWLFAGLMITSAMILALVFGLMLVFCVRYRRNSGAERGNRLGKTWRVEVGWTVATFVLFLGLYFWGANLYLKLHRPPDDTTDIFVVAKQWMWKVEHPSGQREINELHVPVDRPIRLVMTSQDVIHDFAVPAFRIRRDVLPGRYESMWFRPTKVGQYRLFCAEFCGTEHAHMTGIVTVMEQGDYQRWLDAQGPGETLVAQGAALFRQYGCSGCHGPAGTVHAPPLEGLFGRPVPLADGSMVTADEGYIRDSILLPKSRIAAGYPAIMPSYDGQIGEEDLFKLVSYVKSLGNASPGAGERPAP is encoded by the coding sequence ATGAACCAGGGCATCCACTTCCTTCCCGAGACGGCATCGGCCCATGCCGGCGAGATGGACTGGCTGTTCGCAGGATTGATGATCACCAGCGCCATGATCCTGGCGCTGGTTTTCGGCCTGATGCTGGTGTTCTGCGTGCGCTACCGGCGGAACAGCGGAGCCGAGCGCGGCAACCGGCTGGGCAAGACCTGGCGGGTGGAGGTCGGCTGGACGGTGGCAACCTTCGTGCTGTTCCTCGGCCTCTATTTCTGGGGTGCGAACCTATATTTGAAGCTGCACCGGCCGCCGGACGATACGACCGACATTTTCGTCGTCGCCAAGCAATGGATGTGGAAGGTCGAGCATCCCAGCGGGCAGCGGGAGATCAACGAGTTGCACGTCCCGGTCGATCGCCCGATCCGGCTGGTGATGACATCGCAGGACGTGATCCACGACTTCGCGGTTCCCGCCTTCCGCATCCGCCGCGACGTGCTGCCCGGACGGTATGAATCCATGTGGTTCAGGCCGACCAAAGTCGGGCAGTACCGCCTGTTCTGCGCCGAGTTCTGCGGCACCGAGCACGCCCACATGACGGGCATCGTCACCGTCATGGAACAGGGCGACTACCAGCGCTGGCTCGACGCCCAGGGACCTGGCGAAACGCTGGTCGCCCAGGGGGCGGCGCTGTTCCGGCAGTACGGGTGCAGCGGCTGCCATGGCCCCGCCGGCACCGTCCATGCCCCGCCGCTGGAAGGGCTGTTCGGCCGGCCGGTGCCGCTGGCCGACGGGTCGATGGTGACGGCGGACGAGGGCTATATCCGCGATTCGATCCTGCTGCCCAAGTCCCGGATCGCCGCCGGCTATCCCGCCATCATGCCCTCCTACGACGGGCAGATCGGCGAGGAGGACCTGTTCAAGCTCGTCAGCTACGTGAAGTCGCTGGGGAACGCATCCCCCGGCGCCGGCGAAAGGCCCGCCCCATGA
- a CDS encoding cytochrome c oxidase subunit I — protein sequence MTATSPDRAVTARPAAQPPNYLTEGGSTLRSWLLTHDHKRIAILYALTITVFFFFGGAAAAMIRLNLVTPPGIFAADTYNRLFSIHGIVMVWFFLIPSIPNTLGNFLLPMMIGAKDLAFPRINLLSWYLFVVAGVVALVAVIAGGVDTGWTFYTPFSTMYSNSYVILAISAVFISGFSSILTGLNFIVTVHRLRAPGMTWYRLPIFVWSNYSTAIILVLATPVLAITLALLAVERLLQVGIFDPALGGDPLLFQHLFWFYSHPAVYIMILPGFGVISEVVPCFSRKPIFGYKFVAWASVSFTAVSFLVWAHHMFVAGMSVYAALVFSLLSYIIAVPSAIKVFNWTATLHKGWISFDAPMLYALGFIGLFTTGGLSGLFTANLAFDVHVTDTYFVVAHFHYIMVGGMVSAYFAGLHFWWPKITGRIYHEWWARIAALLIFVGFNLTFFPQFILGYLGMERRYHSYPPEFQFWNILSSAGASILALGYVMPLFYLTWSLYRGQRAGANPWAATGLEWTTPSPPPKHNFDKTPTVTRPPYQYRPEPEPQDAQGHA from the coding sequence ATGACCGCCACCTCTCCCGACAGGGCCGTCACCGCCCGGCCGGCCGCCCAGCCGCCCAACTACCTGACCGAGGGGGGATCGACGCTCCGCTCCTGGCTGCTGACCCACGACCACAAGAGGATCGCGATCCTCTACGCCCTGACGATCACCGTGTTCTTCTTCTTCGGGGGAGCCGCCGCGGCGATGATCCGGCTGAACCTGGTGACGCCGCCGGGGATCTTCGCAGCGGATACCTACAACCGGCTGTTCTCGATCCACGGTATCGTGATGGTCTGGTTCTTCCTGATCCCGTCGATCCCGAACACGCTGGGCAATTTCCTGCTGCCGATGATGATCGGGGCGAAGGACCTGGCGTTTCCCCGGATCAACCTGCTGAGCTGGTACCTGTTCGTCGTCGCCGGGGTGGTGGCGCTGGTCGCCGTGATCGCGGGCGGCGTCGATACGGGGTGGACGTTCTACACGCCGTTCTCGACGATGTATTCCAACAGCTACGTGATCCTGGCGATCTCGGCGGTCTTCATCTCCGGCTTCTCGTCGATCCTGACCGGGCTCAACTTCATCGTCACGGTCCACCGGCTGCGGGCGCCCGGCATGACCTGGTACCGGCTGCCGATCTTCGTCTGGTCGAACTATTCGACCGCGATCATCCTGGTGCTGGCGACCCCCGTGCTGGCGATCACGCTGGCCCTGCTGGCGGTCGAACGGCTGTTGCAGGTGGGCATCTTCGATCCGGCGCTGGGCGGCGATCCGCTGCTGTTCCAGCATCTGTTCTGGTTCTACTCGCACCCGGCGGTCTACATCATGATCCTGCCGGGGTTCGGGGTGATCAGCGAGGTCGTGCCCTGCTTCTCGCGGAAGCCCATCTTCGGCTACAAGTTCGTGGCCTGGGCCAGCGTGTCGTTCACCGCGGTCAGCTTCCTGGTCTGGGCGCACCACATGTTCGTCGCCGGCATGTCGGTCTATGCCGCGCTGGTCTTCTCGCTGCTGAGCTACATCATCGCCGTGCCGTCGGCGATCAAGGTGTTCAACTGGACCGCCACCCTGCACAAGGGCTGGATCAGCTTCGACGCGCCCATGCTGTACGCGCTGGGCTTCATCGGGCTGTTCACGACCGGCGGCCTGTCCGGCCTGTTCACCGCCAACCTGGCGTTCGACGTCCATGTCACCGACACCTACTTCGTCGTGGCGCATTTCCACTACATCATGGTCGGCGGCATGGTCAGCGCCTACTTCGCCGGCCTGCATTTCTGGTGGCCCAAGATCACCGGCCGCATCTATCACGAATGGTGGGCGAGGATCGCCGCGCTGCTGATCTTCGTCGGGTTCAACCTGACCTTCTTCCCGCAGTTCATCCTGGGCTACCTGGGCATGGAGCGGCGCTACCATTCCTATCCGCCGGAGTTCCAGTTCTGGAACATCCTGTCCTCGGCCGGCGCCTCGATCCTGGCGCTGGGCTACGTGATGCCGCTGTTCTACCTGACCTGGTCGCTGTACCGGGGCCAGCGCGCCGGCGCCAACCCGTGGGCGGCGACGGGGTTGGAATGGACCACGCCGTCGCCCCCGCCCAAGCATAATTTCGACAAGACCCCGACCGTCACCCGTCCGCCCTACCAGTACCGGCCGGAACCGGAGCCCCAGGATGCCCAAGGCCATGCCTGA
- a CDS encoding cytochrome c oxidase subunit 3 family protein — translation MPDIRPEPQYATLEQQTDVAVFGMWIFLATEVLFFGGMLFAYTVYRGVYPEGFAEAGRHTKIVIGTVNTVILLTSSFVVAWAVHLAERGRGRGVAVLLGVAALLGTIFLGLKSFEYYQEWHEGLVPGLRFEAAGPHAHAMELFYLLYFMMTGVHGLHVTIGIGLLATMAVRAWRGAFSSAYHTPVEITGLYWHFVDIVWIFLYPLIYLVGRSGG, via the coding sequence ATGCCTGACATACGGCCGGAACCCCAGTACGCCACCCTGGAACAGCAAACCGACGTCGCCGTCTTCGGAATGTGGATCTTCCTGGCGACCGAGGTGCTGTTCTTCGGCGGCATGCTGTTCGCCTACACGGTCTATCGCGGCGTCTACCCGGAAGGCTTCGCGGAGGCCGGCCGTCATACCAAGATCGTGATCGGGACGGTCAACACGGTGATCCTGCTGACCAGCAGCTTCGTCGTCGCCTGGGCGGTGCATTTGGCGGAGCGGGGACGCGGCCGCGGCGTCGCGGTCCTGCTCGGCGTGGCGGCGCTGCTGGGCACCATCTTCCTCGGGCTGAAGAGCTTCGAGTATTACCAGGAATGGCACGAAGGCCTCGTTCCGGGCCTCCGCTTCGAGGCGGCCGGCCCGCACGCCCATGCCATGGAGCTGTTCTACCTCCTGTATTTCATGATGACCGGGGTACACGGGCTCCATGTCACGATCGGGATCGGCCTGCTGGCCACCATGGCGGTGCGCGCGTGGCGCGGCGCATTCTCAAGCGCCTATCACACGCCGGTCGAGATCACCGGCTTGTACTGGCACTTCGTCGATATCGTCTGGATCTTCCTGTATCCGCTGATCTACCTGGTGGGAAGGAGCGGCGGATGA
- a CDS encoding cytochrome C oxidase subunit IV family protein has protein sequence MRENLPPLPLVLAWVALLALLGATLILAYVPMGPFNAVAAVGISALKALLVVIIFMKLADSGNLVRFAAAAGLFWLAILFSLGATDYLTRTTVPTGSYTRGHLGEESP, from the coding sequence ATGAGGGAGAACCTGCCGCCGCTTCCGCTGGTCCTGGCCTGGGTGGCCCTGCTGGCCCTCCTCGGGGCCACGCTGATCCTTGCCTATGTGCCGATGGGGCCGTTCAACGCGGTCGCCGCAGTGGGCATCTCCGCGCTCAAGGCGCTGCTGGTCGTCATCATCTTCATGAAGCTGGCGGACAGTGGGAACCTGGTCCGTTTCGCCGCCGCGGCGGGCCTGTTCTGGCTCGCCATCCTCTTCTCGCTCGGCGCGACCGATTACCTGACCCGGACCACGGTGCCCACCGGCAGCTACACGCGCGGCCATCTTGGCGAGGAGTCGCCCTGA
- a CDS encoding alpha/beta fold hydrolase, with product MSDRRSPATGRTSRHLILGAIAAGLGLALLRTPYRARYREEVDAAPELIRSAVIDGVLMRWEEHGGPERGAIPVVMVHGIPTNPRIWRYIIPRLTSVGVRCLAWEQVGFGWSLGEGLDRDISIPRQADYLRSWLRHLGVDRAVFVGHDVGGGVVQSLLTEHPELFAGLVLADSVAYDNWPVPMVRTAQRMRGLIARLPPALVKPLLLAAVNNLGHDDPRRRKVSHDLLWEPYARPIGPAGLANQLLHMSAYDTLQIGSRLRRLDIPARIVWGEDDPLGEWSGALLADTLGAPMRRIPGARHFTPEDHPEVIAEEIRGVLREVAESSPLMPSPGTPPGSCRATSA from the coding sequence ATGTCCGATCGGCGGAGTCCCGCCACCGGGCGGACCAGCAGGCATCTCATTCTCGGGGCGATCGCCGCCGGGCTGGGATTGGCGCTGCTGCGTACGCCGTATCGGGCGCGCTACCGGGAGGAGGTCGATGCCGCGCCGGAGCTGATCCGCAGCGCGGTGATCGACGGCGTATTGATGCGGTGGGAGGAGCATGGAGGTCCGGAACGCGGCGCCATCCCGGTGGTGATGGTTCACGGCATCCCGACCAACCCCCGCATCTGGCGCTATATCATTCCCCGACTGACCAGCGTCGGAGTACGCTGTCTCGCCTGGGAGCAGGTCGGCTTCGGCTGGTCGCTCGGCGAAGGTCTGGACCGCGACATCTCGATCCCGCGGCAGGCCGACTATCTACGGTCGTGGCTCCGGCACCTGGGCGTTGACCGGGCCGTGTTCGTCGGCCATGACGTCGGCGGCGGTGTCGTCCAGTCCCTGCTGACCGAGCATCCCGAACTCTTCGCCGGCTTGGTGCTGGCGGATTCCGTAGCCTACGACAACTGGCCGGTGCCGATGGTCAGGACTGCGCAGCGCATGCGGGGTCTCATCGCCCGCTTGCCGCCCGCCCTGGTCAAGCCGCTCTTGCTGGCGGCGGTGAACAACCTGGGTCACGACGACCCCCGGCGGCGGAAGGTATCCCACGATCTGCTCTGGGAGCCCTATGCGCGCCCGATCGGCCCTGCCGGCCTCGCCAACCAGCTCCTTCACATGTCCGCCTACGATACCCTGCAAATCGGAAGCAGGCTCCGCCGGCTCGATATTCCGGCCCGTATCGTCTGGGGCGAGGACGACCCGCTCGGGGAATGGTCCGGCGCGCTGCTCGCGGACACTCTCGGTGCGCCCATGCGGCGCATACCCGGGGCGAGGCACTTCACGCCCGAGGATCATCCTGAAGTCATCGCGGAGGAAATCCGAGGGGTCCTGCGGGAGGTCGCCGAGTCTTCGCCGCTGATGCCGTCGCCTGGTACGCCGCCAGGATCTTGCCGGGCGACATCTGCGTAG
- a CDS encoding mechanosensitive ion channel family protein translates to MQDTDLQATVDAEISTAWATIDQMIDWSISFLPKLAIGVVVFILFWLIGKGVRMGARRGTSAGSARNVGLVLGRLAQWGLTLLGLLVAVTIMFPSVRPVDLFSLLGISSVAIGFAFKDILQNFLAGILILLRQPFRLGDQIVFKDFEGTVEEIETRTTIIKTYDGRRAYVPNGEIFTNAVIVNTAYGIRRSQCDVGVGYGDDARQAAAAIVATLRKVEGVLRDPPPEAIAVALADSSVNIRAQWWTDAHQHEVLRVQHEVIVAIKDEMVANGIDLPFPTSMVLFHDQTEETDGDRNRQREGWPSGRKPPAPRTIAGSLARQSAADGKDAG, encoded by the coding sequence ATGCAGGATACCGATCTGCAGGCCACCGTGGACGCTGAGATCTCGACGGCCTGGGCAACGATCGACCAGATGATCGACTGGTCGATTTCCTTCCTGCCCAAGCTCGCCATCGGCGTCGTCGTTTTCATCCTGTTCTGGCTGATCGGCAAGGGCGTGCGCATGGGCGCGCGGCGGGGAACCTCGGCCGGATCCGCCCGCAATGTCGGCCTCGTTCTCGGGCGCCTGGCCCAGTGGGGGCTGACCCTGCTGGGCTTGCTGGTCGCGGTGACCATCATGTTTCCCTCGGTCCGGCCGGTCGATCTGTTCTCGCTGCTGGGCATCAGCAGCGTGGCCATCGGCTTCGCGTTCAAGGACATCCTCCAGAACTTCCTGGCCGGCATCCTGATCCTGCTGCGCCAGCCGTTCCGCCTGGGCGATCAGATCGTCTTCAAGGACTTCGAGGGCACGGTCGAGGAGATCGAGACCCGCACCACCATCATCAAGACCTATGACGGCAGGCGCGCCTATGTCCCGAACGGGGAAATCTTCACCAACGCCGTCATCGTGAACACCGCCTACGGCATCCGGCGCAGCCAGTGCGATGTCGGAGTCGGCTACGGAGACGATGCGCGACAGGCCGCCGCGGCGATCGTCGCGACGCTGCGAAAAGTGGAGGGTGTTCTGCGGGATCCGCCGCCGGAAGCCATCGCCGTGGCGCTGGCCGATTCCAGCGTCAACATCCGCGCCCAGTGGTGGACCGACGCCCACCAGCACGAGGTGCTGCGGGTGCAGCACGAGGTGATCGTCGCGATCAAGGACGAGATGGTCGCCAACGGCATCGATCTTCCATTTCCCACCAGCATGGTCCTGTTCCACGACCAGACCGAGGAGACCGACGGCGACCGCAACCGCCAGCGGGAGGGTTGGCCGTCCGGCCGGAAACCCCCGGCGCCCAGGACCATCGCGGGTTCCCTGGCACGACAATCCGCGGCGGATGGAAAGGATGCGGGCTGA
- a CDS encoding DUF421 domain-containing protein, with translation MFFDDWTGLLRTVVVGVLAYIAIILLLRITGKRTLSKMNAFDMIVTVALGSTLATVLLSQSVALAEGILGFAVLIFLQMIVAWASARWQGVRDLVKAEPTLLLHKGSMLDKALLDARVAPEEVMAAVRSSGFASLEQVEAVVLETDGSFSVVGPSSDGSTSALANVPKPGPAAHSSDAA, from the coding sequence ATGTTTTTTGACGACTGGACCGGGCTGCTGCGGACCGTCGTGGTCGGCGTGCTGGCCTACATCGCCATCATATTGCTGCTGCGCATCACCGGCAAACGCACCCTGTCGAAAATGAACGCGTTCGACATGATCGTGACGGTGGCCCTGGGCTCGACGCTGGCGACGGTTCTGCTGTCCCAGAGCGTTGCCCTGGCGGAAGGTATTCTTGGCTTCGCCGTGCTGATCTTCCTCCAGATGATCGTCGCCTGGGCCTCTGCCCGCTGGCAAGGGGTCAGGGATCTCGTGAAGGCCGAACCGACATTGCTTCTTCACAAGGGGAGCATGCTCGACAAAGCCCTGCTCGATGCGCGGGTGGCACCCGAGGAGGTGATGGCCGCCGTCCGATCGAGCGGTTTCGCGAGCCTGGAACAGGTCGAGGCGGTCGTGCTGGAAACCGACGGAAGCTTCAGCGTCGTCGGCCCTTCCTCCGACGGCTCCACCTCCGCACTGGCCAACGTCCCCAAGCCGGGGCCTGCGGCGCATTCGTCCGACGCCGCGTGA